A region from the Canis aureus isolate CA01 chromosome 10, VMU_Caureus_v.1.0, whole genome shotgun sequence genome encodes:
- the LOC144322684 gene encoding uncharacterized protein LOC144322684 isoform X2 has protein sequence MLENYSNLVSVGCQYLKSDVMLLNQGEPWMEEEEISSWAYSDFDIITKMKELTPWRSISEQVILHNMIVYSSFEDWRLGNEINHQENQDKFLNHIAFINNKPLTEEIDHECNDVLGKIIHLNRTSDECIRAFMEKSHPFIQPKILTSTKSFKCIQCGKAFSGKSGLIVHERIHTGEKPYKCNECEKAFIQKSQLTVHQRTHTGEKPYECSECGKAFTQKSNLIIHQRVHTGEKPYECNECGKAFIKKSTLSVHQRAHIGEKPYECSDCGKAFIWWSQLIIHQRIHTGEKPHGCNECGKAFNRKSELSVHHRIHTGEKPFECNECKKAFIQKSDLIVHQRTHSGDKRYKCCECGKAFIRSSQFIEHQRIHTGEKPYECSECRKAFIQKSQLIVHQRIHTGMKPYECIECGKAFSKKSHLTVHHRIHTGEKPYECSNCRKAFSKKSTLIVHQRIHMEHKPF, from the exons ATGCTGGAGAACTATAGCAACCTTGTTTCAGTGG GGTGTCAGTATCTGAAATCAGATGTAATGTTACTGAACCAAGGAGAACCATggatggaggaggaagaaatctCAAGTTGGGCCTATTCAG ACTTTGATATTATAACCAAGATGAAAGAATTAACACCATGGAGGAGCATTTCTGAACAAGTGATACTCCATAACATGATTGTATACTCAAGTTTTGAAGACTGGAGACTTGGAAATGAGATAAATCACCAGGAAAACCAAGACAAGTTTTTGAACCACATTGCATTCATTAACAATAAGCCACTGACTGAGGAGATAGATCATGAATGTAACGATGTGCTGGGAAAAATAATTCATCTGAACAGAACATCTGATGAATGCATCAGAGCCTTCATGGAGAAGTCACACCCCTTTATACAACCGAAAATTCTAACCAGTACGAAATCATTTAAATGTATtcagtgtgggaaagccttcagtgGAAAGTCAGGACTCATTGTACATGAGAGAATTCATACTGGGGAGAAACCatacaaatgtaatgaatgtgaAAAAGCCTTTATTCAGAAGTCACAACTCACTGTGCATCAGAGAactcatacaggagagaaaccctatgaatgtagtGAATGTGGCAAAGCATTCACCCAGAAGTCAAACCTCATTATTCATCAGAGGGTTCACACAGGGGAAAAACCTTATGAATGCAATGAATGTGGAAAAGCTTTCATCAAGAAGTCAACACTTAGTGTTCATCAAAGAGCTCATATTGGGGAGAAACCATATGAATGCAGTgactgtgggaaagccttcatCTGGTGGTCACAGCTAATTATACATCAGAGGATTCATACTGGGGAGAAACCTCATGgatgtaatgaatgtggaaaagccttcaaCAGGAAGTCAGAACTCAGTGTACATCACAGAATTCACACTGGGGAGAAACCTTTTGAGTGTAATGAATGTAAAAAAGCCTTCATTCAAAAGTCAGATCTCATTGTACATCAAAGAACTCACAGTGGGGACAAAAGGTACAAATGTTGtgagtgtgggaaagcctttatcCGGAGCTCACAGTTCATtgaacatcagagaattcatactggggagaaaccctatgaatgcaGTGAATGCAGAAAAGCTTTTATCCAGAAATCACAACTCATTGTGCATCAAAGAATCCATACTGGAATGAAGCCGTATGAATGCATTGAGTGTGGAAAAGCCTTTAGTAAGAAGTCACACCTCACTGTACATCATAGAATACATACTGGAgaaaaaccctatgaatgtagTAATTGTAGAAAAGCTTTCAGTAAGAAATCTACTCTCATTgttcatcagagaattcatatGGAACATAAACCCTTTTAA
- the LOC144322684 gene encoding uncharacterized protein LOC144322684 isoform X4, which translates to MFDPRMSISSGPWWCRLGPKSDRRPLEISGPSEEQQKMTKSQGFVSFKDVTVDFTWEEWQQLDCAQRNLYRDVMLENYSNLVSVGCQYLKSDVMLLNQGEPWMEEEEISSWAYSDFDIITKMKELTPWRSISEQVILHNMIVYSSFEDWRLGNEINHQENQDKFLNHIAFINNKPLTEEIDHECNDVLGKIIHLNRTSDECIRAFMEKSHPFIQPKILTSTKSFKCIQCGKAFSGKSGLIVHERIHTGEKPYKCNECEKAFIQKSQLTVHQRTHTGEKPYECSECGKAFTQKSNLIIHQRVHTGEKPYECNECGKAFIKKSTLSVHQRAHIGEKPYECSDCGKAFIWWSQLIIHQRIHTGEKPHGCNECGKAFNRKSELSVHHRIHTGEKPFECNECKKAFIQKSDLIVHQRTHSGDKRIQCRTSHRI; encoded by the exons ATGTTTGATCCGCGAATGAGCATCTCTAGCGGTCCGTGGTGGTGCAGGCTCGGTCCAAAGAGCGACCGCCGCCCGCTGGAG ATATCTGGGCCTTCTGAAGAGCAACAGAAAATGACCAAGTCTCAG GGATTTGTGTCATTCAAGGATGTGACTGTGGACTTCACTTGGGAAGAGTGGCAGCAGCTGGACTGTGCTCAAAGAAACCTGTACAGGGACGTGATGCTGGAGAACTATAGCAACCTTGTTTCAGTGG GGTGTCAGTATCTGAAATCAGATGTAATGTTACTGAACCAAGGAGAACCATggatggaggaggaagaaatctCAAGTTGGGCCTATTCAG ACTTTGATATTATAACCAAGATGAAAGAATTAACACCATGGAGGAGCATTTCTGAACAAGTGATACTCCATAACATGATTGTATACTCAAGTTTTGAAGACTGGAGACTTGGAAATGAGATAAATCACCAGGAAAACCAAGACAAGTTTTTGAACCACATTGCATTCATTAACAATAAGCCACTGACTGAGGAGATAGATCATGAATGTAACGATGTGCTGGGAAAAATAATTCATCTGAACAGAACATCTGATGAATGCATCAGAGCCTTCATGGAGAAGTCACACCCCTTTATACAACCGAAAATTCTAACCAGTACGAAATCATTTAAATGTATtcagtgtgggaaagccttcagtgGAAAGTCAGGACTCATTGTACATGAGAGAATTCATACTGGGGAGAAACCatacaaatgtaatgaatgtgaAAAAGCCTTTATTCAGAAGTCACAACTCACTGTGCATCAGAGAactcatacaggagagaaaccctatgaatgtagtGAATGTGGCAAAGCATTCACCCAGAAGTCAAACCTCATTATTCATCAGAGGGTTCACACAGGGGAAAAACCTTATGAATGCAATGAATGTGGAAAAGCTTTCATCAAGAAGTCAACACTTAGTGTTCATCAAAGAGCTCATATTGGGGAGAAACCATATGAATGCAGTgactgtgggaaagccttcatCTGGTGGTCACAGCTAATTATACATCAGAGGATTCATACTGGGGAGAAACCTCATGgatgtaatgaatgtggaaaagccttcaaCAGGAAGTCAGAACTCAGTGTACATCACAGAATTCACACTGGGGAGAAACCTTTTGAGTGTAATGAATGTAAAAAAGCCTTCATTCAAAAGTCAGATCTCATTGTACATCAAAGAACTCACAGTGGGGACAAAAG
- the LOC144322684 gene encoding uncharacterized protein LOC144322684 isoform X1: MFDPRMSISSGPWWCRLGPKSDRRPLEISGPSEEQQKMTKSQGFVSFKDVTVDFTWEEWQQLDCAQRNLYRDVMLENYSNLVSVGCQYLKSDVMLLNQGEPWMEEEEISSWAYSDFDIITKMKELTPWRSISEQVILHNMIVYSSFEDWRLGNEINHQENQDKFLNHIAFINNKPLTEEIDHECNDVLGKIIHLNRTSDECIRAFMEKSHPFIQPKILTSTKSFKCIQCGKAFSGKSGLIVHERIHTGEKPYKCNECEKAFIQKSQLTVHQRTHTGEKPYECSECGKAFTQKSNLIIHQRVHTGEKPYECNECGKAFIKKSTLSVHQRAHIGEKPYECSDCGKAFIWWSQLIIHQRIHTGEKPHGCNECGKAFNRKSELSVHHRIHTGEKPFECNECKKAFIQKSDLIVHQRTHSGDKRYKCCECGKAFIRSSQFIEHQRIHTGEKPYECSECRKAFIQKSQLIVHQRIHTGMKPYECIECGKAFSKKSHLTVHHRIHTGEKPYECSNCRKAFSKKSTLIVHQRIHMEHKPF, from the exons ATGTTTGATCCGCGAATGAGCATCTCTAGCGGTCCGTGGTGGTGCAGGCTCGGTCCAAAGAGCGACCGCCGCCCGCTGGAG ATATCTGGGCCTTCTGAAGAGCAACAGAAAATGACCAAGTCTCAG GGATTTGTGTCATTCAAGGATGTGACTGTGGACTTCACTTGGGAAGAGTGGCAGCAGCTGGACTGTGCTCAAAGAAACCTGTACAGGGACGTGATGCTGGAGAACTATAGCAACCTTGTTTCAGTGG GGTGTCAGTATCTGAAATCAGATGTAATGTTACTGAACCAAGGAGAACCATggatggaggaggaagaaatctCAAGTTGGGCCTATTCAG ACTTTGATATTATAACCAAGATGAAAGAATTAACACCATGGAGGAGCATTTCTGAACAAGTGATACTCCATAACATGATTGTATACTCAAGTTTTGAAGACTGGAGACTTGGAAATGAGATAAATCACCAGGAAAACCAAGACAAGTTTTTGAACCACATTGCATTCATTAACAATAAGCCACTGACTGAGGAGATAGATCATGAATGTAACGATGTGCTGGGAAAAATAATTCATCTGAACAGAACATCTGATGAATGCATCAGAGCCTTCATGGAGAAGTCACACCCCTTTATACAACCGAAAATTCTAACCAGTACGAAATCATTTAAATGTATtcagtgtgggaaagccttcagtgGAAAGTCAGGACTCATTGTACATGAGAGAATTCATACTGGGGAGAAACCatacaaatgtaatgaatgtgaAAAAGCCTTTATTCAGAAGTCACAACTCACTGTGCATCAGAGAactcatacaggagagaaaccctatgaatgtagtGAATGTGGCAAAGCATTCACCCAGAAGTCAAACCTCATTATTCATCAGAGGGTTCACACAGGGGAAAAACCTTATGAATGCAATGAATGTGGAAAAGCTTTCATCAAGAAGTCAACACTTAGTGTTCATCAAAGAGCTCATATTGGGGAGAAACCATATGAATGCAGTgactgtgggaaagccttcatCTGGTGGTCACAGCTAATTATACATCAGAGGATTCATACTGGGGAGAAACCTCATGgatgtaatgaatgtggaaaagccttcaaCAGGAAGTCAGAACTCAGTGTACATCACAGAATTCACACTGGGGAGAAACCTTTTGAGTGTAATGAATGTAAAAAAGCCTTCATTCAAAAGTCAGATCTCATTGTACATCAAAGAACTCACAGTGGGGACAAAAGGTACAAATGTTGtgagtgtgggaaagcctttatcCGGAGCTCACAGTTCATtgaacatcagagaattcatactggggagaaaccctatgaatgcaGTGAATGCAGAAAAGCTTTTATCCAGAAATCACAACTCATTGTGCATCAAAGAATCCATACTGGAATGAAGCCGTATGAATGCATTGAGTGTGGAAAAGCCTTTAGTAAGAAGTCACACCTCACTGTACATCATAGAATACATACTGGAgaaaaaccctatgaatgtagTAATTGTAGAAAAGCTTTCAGTAAGAAATCTACTCTCATTgttcatcagagaattcatatGGAACATAAACCCTTTTAA
- the LOC144322684 gene encoding uncharacterized protein LOC144322684 isoform X3, which yields MRVPSTSGCQYLKSDVMLLNQGEPWMEEEEISSWAYSDFDIITKMKELTPWRSISEQVILHNMIVYSSFEDWRLGNEINHQENQDKFLNHIAFINNKPLTEEIDHECNDVLGKIIHLNRTSDECIRAFMEKSHPFIQPKILTSTKSFKCIQCGKAFSGKSGLIVHERIHTGEKPYKCNECEKAFIQKSQLTVHQRTHTGEKPYECSECGKAFTQKSNLIIHQRVHTGEKPYECNECGKAFIKKSTLSVHQRAHIGEKPYECSDCGKAFIWWSQLIIHQRIHTGEKPHGCNECGKAFNRKSELSVHHRIHTGEKPFECNECKKAFIQKSDLIVHQRTHSGDKRYKCCECGKAFIRSSQFIEHQRIHTGEKPYECSECRKAFIQKSQLIVHQRIHTGMKPYECIECGKAFSKKSHLTVHHRIHTGEKPYECSNCRKAFSKKSTLIVHQRIHMEHKPF from the exons ATGAGAGTTCCATCAACATCTG GGTGTCAGTATCTGAAATCAGATGTAATGTTACTGAACCAAGGAGAACCATggatggaggaggaagaaatctCAAGTTGGGCCTATTCAG ACTTTGATATTATAACCAAGATGAAAGAATTAACACCATGGAGGAGCATTTCTGAACAAGTGATACTCCATAACATGATTGTATACTCAAGTTTTGAAGACTGGAGACTTGGAAATGAGATAAATCACCAGGAAAACCAAGACAAGTTTTTGAACCACATTGCATTCATTAACAATAAGCCACTGACTGAGGAGATAGATCATGAATGTAACGATGTGCTGGGAAAAATAATTCATCTGAACAGAACATCTGATGAATGCATCAGAGCCTTCATGGAGAAGTCACACCCCTTTATACAACCGAAAATTCTAACCAGTACGAAATCATTTAAATGTATtcagtgtgggaaagccttcagtgGAAAGTCAGGACTCATTGTACATGAGAGAATTCATACTGGGGAGAAACCatacaaatgtaatgaatgtgaAAAAGCCTTTATTCAGAAGTCACAACTCACTGTGCATCAGAGAactcatacaggagagaaaccctatgaatgtagtGAATGTGGCAAAGCATTCACCCAGAAGTCAAACCTCATTATTCATCAGAGGGTTCACACAGGGGAAAAACCTTATGAATGCAATGAATGTGGAAAAGCTTTCATCAAGAAGTCAACACTTAGTGTTCATCAAAGAGCTCATATTGGGGAGAAACCATATGAATGCAGTgactgtgggaaagccttcatCTGGTGGTCACAGCTAATTATACATCAGAGGATTCATACTGGGGAGAAACCTCATGgatgtaatgaatgtggaaaagccttcaaCAGGAAGTCAGAACTCAGTGTACATCACAGAATTCACACTGGGGAGAAACCTTTTGAGTGTAATGAATGTAAAAAAGCCTTCATTCAAAAGTCAGATCTCATTGTACATCAAAGAACTCACAGTGGGGACAAAAGGTACAAATGTTGtgagtgtgggaaagcctttatcCGGAGCTCACAGTTCATtgaacatcagagaattcatactggggagaaaccctatgaatgcaGTGAATGCAGAAAAGCTTTTATCCAGAAATCACAACTCATTGTGCATCAAAGAATCCATACTGGAATGAAGCCGTATGAATGCATTGAGTGTGGAAAAGCCTTTAGTAAGAAGTCACACCTCACTGTACATCATAGAATACATACTGGAgaaaaaccctatgaatgtagTAATTGTAGAAAAGCTTTCAGTAAGAAATCTACTCTCATTgttcatcagagaattcatatGGAACATAAACCCTTTTAA